A part of Pararhizobium sp. A13 genomic DNA contains:
- the proB gene encoding glutamate 5-kinase, with product MATTRKPLEKYRRIVIKIGSALLVDRKTGLKKQWLNAMCADIAALRAKGVDVLVVSSGAIALGRSVLDLAPGVLKLEESQAAAAVGQIALARAWSESLSTDEIVAGQILLTLGDTEERRRYLNARATISQLLKMGAVPIINENDTVATTEIRYGDNDRLAARVATMTGADLLVLLSDIDGLYTAPPHLDPNARFLETIAEITPEIEAMAGGAASELSRGGMRTKIDAGKIATGAGCAMIIASGKADHPLSAIGAGARSSWFAPSGSPVTARKTWIAGQLLPAGTLAIDAGAEAALRSGKSLLPAGVRQVTGSFSRGDTIAIIGAEGREIARGLAGYDADEARQIAGKKSAEIAVILGYAGRAAMVHRDDMVMTAPAKRGTDAVRSDAHA from the coding sequence ATGGCCACGACCCGCAAACCGCTGGAAAAATACCGCCGGATTGTGATCAAGATCGGTTCGGCCCTGCTCGTCGATCGCAAGACCGGCCTGAAGAAACAATGGCTGAACGCCATGTGTGCCGACATCGCCGCGCTGAGAGCCAAGGGCGTCGACGTTCTCGTCGTCTCCTCCGGTGCCATTGCGCTCGGCCGTTCGGTACTCGATCTCGCCCCTGGTGTGCTGAAGCTCGAGGAAAGCCAGGCGGCCGCGGCGGTCGGCCAGATCGCGCTCGCCCGCGCCTGGTCGGAAAGCCTGTCGACCGACGAGATCGTCGCCGGCCAGATCCTCTTGACGCTGGGCGACACCGAAGAGCGCCGCCGCTATCTCAACGCCCGCGCGACGATCAGCCAGCTTCTCAAGATGGGAGCCGTGCCGATCATCAACGAGAACGACACGGTCGCCACCACCGAAATCCGCTATGGCGACAACGATCGGCTGGCCGCCCGCGTCGCCACCATGACCGGTGCTGATCTGCTCGTCCTTCTCTCCGACATCGACGGGCTCTATACGGCTCCGCCGCATCTCGATCCCAATGCCCGTTTCCTCGAAACCATCGCGGAAATCACCCCGGAGATCGAGGCGATGGCGGGCGGTGCGGCATCCGAGCTGTCGCGCGGCGGCATGCGCACCAAGATCGATGCCGGCAAGATCGCGACCGGTGCCGGTTGCGCCATGATCATCGCCTCCGGCAAGGCCGATCATCCGCTGTCGGCGATCGGCGCCGGTGCCCGTTCCTCCTGGTTCGCGCCCTCCGGATCTCCGGTCACGGCGCGAAAGACCTGGATTGCCGGGCAGTTGCTGCCGGCTGGTACCCTTGCCATCGACGCCGGCGCCGAAGCGGCGCTTCGCTCGGGCAAAAGCCTGCTTCCCGCCGGCGTCCGCCAGGTGACCGGCTCCTTCAGCCGCGGCGATACGATCGCCATCATCGGCGCCGAAGGCCGCGAGATTGCCCGCGGGCTGGCCGGCTACGACGCCGACGAAGCGCGGCAGATCGCCGGCAAGAAATCGGCGGAAATCGCCGTTATTCTGGGATACGCAGGCCGCGCCGCGATGGTGCATCGCGACGACATGGTGATGACGGCACCGGCAAAGCGGGGAACGGATGCGGTGAGGAGCGACGCGCATGCTTGA